A genomic window from Acidimicrobiia bacterium includes:
- a CDS encoding MBL fold metallo-hydrolase: MPLIVHSVPLWAAATNCYVIARGPGGPAVVIDAPPDAAGTARLLADIGCYPEALLVTHGHIDHVGGAGRLVSDTSVTAYLHPDDLWLAMDPESQLRSLFGTSAVPGDFAPPERFGDLGH, translated from the coding sequence GTGCCTCTCATCGTGCACTCGGTGCCGCTGTGGGCCGCAGCGACCAACTGTTACGTGATCGCCCGCGGCCCCGGCGGGCCTGCCGTCGTGATCGACGCCCCCCCGGACGCAGCAGGCACTGCCCGCCTCCTCGCCGACATCGGCTGCTACCCGGAAGCACTGCTCGTCACACACGGACACATCGACCACGTCGGCGGGGCGGGTCGGCTGGTGAGCGACACGTCGGTGACCGCCTACCTGCATCCCGACGACCTGTGGCTCGCCATGGACCCGGAGTCGCAGTTGAGGAGCCTCTTCGGCACGAGCGCCGTGCCGGGGGACTTCGCGCCTCCCGAGCGCTTCGGCGACCTCGGACAC
- a CDS encoding type II secretion system protein encodes MGKTKPTTGGSAEVPRWSGEGGFTIVESIVGLVIFVLLFVTAATTMQLSIRNQRDVRARQQAVAIATQALEDARGLMWTEVELTTAPAPDGVRTDGSLVYASAFNLPNGDEQLVVDPGTYTAEDPDPGQIDPFVAGAEVVDAQSFDVRQFVTDAGTDLRRVIVVIEWTTYRTAHSYVASTQVAEVAQ; translated from the coding sequence ATGGGCAAGACGAAGCCGACCACTGGTGGCTCGGCGGAAGTTCCGCGCTGGTCCGGCGAGGGCGGGTTCACGATCGTCGAGTCGATCGTCGGCCTGGTCATCTTCGTGCTCCTCTTCGTGACCGCGGCGACCACGATGCAGCTCTCGATTCGCAATCAGCGCGACGTGCGGGCCCGCCAGCAGGCCGTCGCCATCGCCACTCAGGCACTCGAAGACGCTCGCGGGTTGATGTGGACCGAGGTCGAGCTGACGACGGCGCCCGCTCCCGATGGGGTCCGCACGGATGGATCGCTGGTCTACGCGAGCGCCTTCAACCTGCCGAACGGAGACGAGCAGCTCGTCGTGGATCCCGGTACCTACACGGCTGAAGACCCGGACCCCGGCCAGATCGATCCGTTCGTCGCCGGCGCTGAAGTGGTCGACGCCCAGTCGTTCGACGTGAGGCAGTTCGTCACGGACGCGGGCACCGACCTCAGACGGGTCATCGTCGTGATCGAATGGACGACGTACAGGACGGCGCACTCGTACGTGGCTTCTACGCAAGTCGCCGAGGTTGCGCAATGA
- a CDS encoding bifunctional (p)ppGpp synthetase/guanosine-3',5'-bis(diphosphate) 3'-pyrophosphohydrolase has translation MAATESAVARSPEEILESILTMYRANYPEADTARIIEAFGVARSGHQGQTRQTGEDFIIHPLIVTEILAGYGMDEATLIAALLHDLVEDTEVALEALEAQFGAEVAGLIDGVTKLDRIRFSSREEQHAATIRKMAIAMAKDIRVLLLKLADRLHNVRTLGPLSDEKRQRVAAETLEIYAPLAHRLGVQEIKHEMEERCFAALYPKPNAELEELVRRRTGERESYLEKVTAEVDTALSDAGIAAEVTGRPKHLYSIYKKMVTSGLNFDDIHDLIGIRVLVNDVRDCYAVLGLVHTMWPPIHGRFKDYIAMPKFNLYQSLHTTVVGPDGKALEVQIRTYEMHERAEFGIAAHWRYKEGVGPADIPFIADLRFLQEEATDPAEFLANLKLDLYQDEVFALTPRGDVITLPRGSTPVDFAYRIHTDVGHRCVGAKVNARLVPLATELESGDIVEIITSRAQDAHPSRDWLDFVKSSRAAAKIRQWYTKERRDIALSDGRDLVIKSMRRESLGGGSTGRDKMLAQVATDLGYEDVEAMYVAVGDSRLSPQTVTNRLARLLSPDTDEDEQDLLEPPAVPGSRRPTRGIMVEGMGDMMVRIARCCAPVPGDDIVGFVTVGRGVSVHRDDCANIGALGAKAERMVDVSWADGNVGSFFVWLQVEALDRPRLLRDVTSALSDLGANIHASSSATGRDRIAILRYEVELSDPKLLDRAIGDLRAVDGVFDAYRLVPQG, from the coding sequence ATGGCGGCGACTGAGTCGGCGGTAGCCCGGTCGCCCGAGGAGATCCTCGAGTCGATCCTCACGATGTATCGCGCCAACTACCCGGAGGCGGACACGGCCCGGATCATCGAGGCCTTCGGCGTGGCCAGGTCGGGCCATCAAGGTCAGACGCGACAGACGGGCGAGGACTTCATCATCCACCCGCTCATCGTCACCGAGATCCTGGCCGGATACGGGATGGACGAGGCGACGCTCATCGCCGCCCTGCTTCACGACCTCGTCGAAGACACGGAGGTGGCGCTCGAGGCACTCGAAGCGCAGTTCGGCGCCGAGGTCGCCGGGCTCATCGACGGCGTGACGAAGCTCGACCGCATCCGCTTCTCGTCGCGTGAGGAGCAGCACGCCGCCACCATCAGGAAGATGGCGATCGCGATGGCCAAGGACATCCGCGTGCTGTTGCTCAAGCTGGCCGACCGGCTCCACAATGTCAGGACGCTCGGCCCGCTCTCCGACGAGAAGCGCCAGCGAGTCGCCGCCGAGACTCTGGAGATCTACGCGCCGCTCGCCCATCGGCTCGGCGTGCAGGAGATCAAGCACGAGATGGAGGAGCGCTGCTTCGCCGCCCTCTACCCGAAGCCGAACGCCGAGCTCGAGGAGCTGGTCAGGCGGCGCACAGGCGAGCGCGAGAGCTATCTCGAGAAGGTCACCGCCGAGGTCGACACAGCGCTCTCCGATGCCGGCATCGCAGCCGAAGTCACCGGCCGCCCGAAGCACCTGTACTCGATCTACAAGAAGATGGTGACCAGCGGGCTCAACTTCGACGACATCCACGACCTCATCGGCATCAGGGTGCTCGTGAACGACGTACGCGACTGCTACGCCGTCCTCGGACTGGTGCACACGATGTGGCCGCCGATCCACGGCCGCTTCAAGGACTACATCGCCATGCCCAAGTTCAACCTCTACCAGAGCCTGCACACGACCGTCGTCGGCCCCGACGGGAAGGCCCTCGAGGTGCAGATCAGGACGTATGAGATGCACGAGCGAGCCGAGTTCGGCATCGCAGCTCATTGGCGGTACAAGGAGGGCGTCGGGCCGGCAGACATCCCATTCATCGCCGACCTCCGCTTCCTGCAGGAGGAGGCGACGGACCCTGCCGAGTTCCTCGCCAACCTGAAGCTCGATCTCTACCAGGACGAGGTCTTCGCCCTCACCCCGCGCGGCGACGTGATCACCTTGCCGCGCGGCTCGACACCGGTCGACTTCGCCTACCGGATACACACCGACGTCGGGCACCGCTGCGTCGGGGCCAAGGTCAACGCCAGACTCGTGCCGCTGGCGACCGAGCTCGAGTCGGGAGACATCGTCGAGATCATCACATCGCGGGCTCAGGACGCCCACCCGAGTCGCGATTGGCTCGACTTCGTCAAGTCGAGCAGGGCGGCAGCCAAGATCCGGCAGTGGTACACCAAGGAGCGGCGTGACATCGCCCTCTCCGACGGCCGGGATCTCGTCATCAAGTCGATGAGACGCGAGTCGCTCGGGGGCGGCTCGACGGGTCGCGACAAGATGCTCGCCCAAGTGGCGACCGACTTGGGCTACGAGGACGTCGAGGCGATGTACGTCGCCGTCGGCGACAGCAGGTTGAGCCCCCAGACCGTGACGAACAGGCTCGCCAGGCTGCTCTCGCCCGACACCGATGAGGACGAGCAGGACCTCCTCGAACCTCCCGCCGTCCCGGGGAGCAGGCGCCCGACGCGCGGCATCATGGTCGAGGGGATGGGCGACATGATGGTTCGCATCGCCAGGTGCTGCGCTCCGGTGCCGGGTGACGACATCGTCGGTTTCGTCACCGTCGGTCGCGGTGTGTCCGTGCATCGCGACGACTGCGCCAACATCGGGGCGCTCGGCGCCAAGGCAGAGCGCATGGTCGACGTGAGCTGGGCGGACGGCAACGTCGGCTCGTTCTTCGTCTGGCTCCAGGTCGAGGCCCTCGACAGGCCGCGGCTGCTGCGGGACGTGACCTCCGCCCTCTCGGATCTGGGCGCCAACATCCACGCCTCCTCGTCGGCCACCGGAAGGGACCGCATCGCCATCCTGCGCTACGAGGTCGAGCTGTCCGACCCGAAGCTGCTCGACAGGGCGATCGGGGACCTGAGGGCCGTCGACGGCGTGTTCGACGCCTACCGCCTGGTTCCGCAGGGCTGA
- a CDS encoding adenine phosphoribosyltransferase, whose amino-acid sequence MGFDFASLIRDVADFPEAGIVFKDITPLLADPEGLEAALDELTGPFHDTGVTKVVGIEARGFIFGAPAADRLGAGFVPVRKPGKLPWIVETQTYSLEYGSGTLEVHRDSVQAGDSVLIVDDVLATGGTARATVDLVRKLGAGVAGVAVLIELGFLNGRSRLDGVEVHTVVHYGGD is encoded by the coding sequence ATGGGTTTCGACTTCGCGTCCCTCATCCGTGACGTCGCCGACTTTCCGGAGGCAGGCATCGTCTTCAAGGACATCACGCCACTCCTCGCCGATCCCGAGGGCCTGGAGGCGGCGCTCGACGAGCTGACGGGCCCTTTCCACGACACCGGCGTCACCAAGGTCGTCGGGATCGAAGCCCGGGGGTTCATCTTCGGGGCTCCGGCCGCCGACCGCCTCGGGGCCGGCTTCGTTCCGGTTCGCAAGCCGGGGAAGCTCCCGTGGATCGTCGAGACGCAGACCTACAGCCTCGAGTACGGAAGTGGGACACTCGAGGTGCATCGCGACTCGGTTCAGGCAGGCGACAGCGTGCTCATCGTCGACGACGTGCTGGCGACCGGGGGTACCGCCAGGGCGACCGTCGACCTGGTTCGCAAACTCGGCGCCGGGGTGGCGGGCGTCGCCGTGCTCATCGAGCTCGGGTTCCTCAACGGCCGGTCGAGGCTCGACGGGGTCGAGGTGCACACGGTGGTGCACTATGGCGGCGACTGA